The DNA window TCTGACagcattttttgcacttttaaaaccGATGAAACGATGCTTCCATTAGTATAGTATAGAgactaaaaataggaaaattaagTATCAACACATTATAGAGTCTGCCAAAGTGACAGAATTAAACATGACATGAGTTGTAAACTAAACCCTTTAGGTTAGCTGCACTGTTGTATCTGTGTGTAtacagatgtatgtatgtatgtgtaagaGTTCAGAGCATATATTCATCCAGGTTTTGGGGAATGACTGTGTCATCTTTGTagttttttacatctttttcttttttgcagtgcaAATCGGCAATCTGCAGAAACGTCTAGAGGAGTATAAGTTTGAAGTCAAGGAACTGCAGGAAAGTCAAACCAAGAAATTGTCTTACGAGCTGTAAGTGATTCTTTTTGAGAAATCTGAATTCAAACAACAATGGATTTAATggatattaagttttttttttatctgtaatctGGCTTTCCAGGTTATTGTATGAAGCCCTTTAATATAAGATTGTGTTTCTGTATGTCCTAACCAGTGGTTGTTGGTAAAGGGACACCCTTTTTTGACTATTTaggacaatttttatttttcagctaaCATTTTAGGTGgcatgacaaaaaatattattctagcCACTGCAATGTGTCTGTTGCTGTAAAGCCTCCACTGGAATTGCACAGGGGTCACAGAGAAGCTGCTGTCTGAATGAACAGACTCTAGTTGGAGAAAAAGAGCTGCACAGTATGGTTTACTTGCCCACATTTGGAGCAGCCTTTTTGGGCACAAGCCTGTTTTAGCTTTATCCCAATATTTCGCTTCGACCCAATTCATGACCTATAAAATCCTGTTCCCCCAAGCGTGCTTCTACCTTTCTAAATAATGCCAGCTGAAATTAGAACAAACTATTTATATCCGTTTACTAAATAATTTACACCAGGTGATGGTAAAGGCTGCCACTGTAAACCGATTCTTCTAAAAATCTGTGTTGCCAATCTCACTTGTTGATTTAGTGCCCCCAGATACTTTGTCATAGACCTGCAACAATTCTGAAAATCAGCAGTTTTGACTTCACAGACAGTGATTGAAAGCACTGAAGCCAGGCAGATAGCATTTTTAGAAGTTGGTTTGGCAATGACATCCTTGCTGTTTGTGTTAGTACAGGTTACACCTATAATaggcaagtatgtttttttactttctctttgcTAACTGTACTGTTTTAAGGCTGCAGTCCAAGGTGGGTTGGGCGCTATTAAGGAAAAGGAACTCTGAAAGCCTGGAAATAGTAAGGATCCAAAGTAAAATGTCATCCTTCATTTGACAGTAACTGTTACCAGATTATTTTAGTGTATATCTATACATATCCATATTACATGCAAATTTCCCATGTTTTCCCTTTGCAGATGTTGCAAagttacagaaaatacctgtttatgCTTGCAGAAATCCAGTGAGATTTTACATCCTGTAGCAAGCAGACAACACTATATGTGCTGCACAGGAATCCCAGCAGTGCTGTCAGCCATTCCTGCCTCTGCTGGACTACAAAATGCCTCCAACCCTATTTTATGGATCTGAAGAGATGGAAggtgttttgtatttaaaaagaaaactaagctgcttgggatttcagtgcacaGGGGTCACAAAAACATAATCACATTGTATTTAGCTCATCTGGTTCTTTTTGGGGGGAAATTGTAAATGGTAATGTGCATGTACTGAAATGTTGTGAAGCCCAGTTTGCATCAAGACATGAAGACATAATCTGATCATTATTGCAGAGCTGGTAAAGGATTCAGCATGTGACTCCTTAGTGTAAATAATTATCTGCACAATGTGCTAGTGCTAAGACGAACATGTTCTGATAAAACCATTCTAAAGAGTCTTCAGATTCAGATACTGACTATTAGAGATCAGTGCTCACATTATTAGGGATATCCTGCTGGTCCAGAATGCAAACCATGTTCAATAAATCTTGTATCATGAAGAGGATCTATAACATTACTGGCTGCTGTATTCAAATTGGAACAATGCAATAAATACTTTGTACTCTGCCACTAAGAGGGGTCTGGTATTAACATCTAAATATTCATTGTACATTTACTAAATCTAACCCTATGCTTTTACTTCTATTCTATGGAAATGTATTAATATCAAGTCtttaatatgaaacatttttgaaatttttgaatgCTTTCTTAATCTCAAATATTGTGTTCCCCATTGTAAATTCTCCCTGTACTGATCCTTAGAATTGATCTCAATATTCGCTCATGATATAATATGGGAGAAACAGACAGACTACTCCTTGTCCTATCTGATGGTGCCTTGGAACAGTTtgcttgactatggactttctctAGGTCCcaccctttaaataaaataaatctgatttgCTTTGTAAAGGAATTGGCTCTGTCTGTCCCCATCTTCATGATAGGCAAGGCTACCAGCGGTATTCACAACCATTctccacaattttttatttgcttccttAATACATACTCTGTGGTGCCAGGTTTTGGATTCCTGTTAACTTTTAGCTTAAAAATTCTACACTTTGAGGGTTGGCAAATTTCAGCCAAACCATAACTTTTGTCAAACTTTTCAGGAGTTTGCTTAATACTGATCCTTTGTACGGCAGAGAATGTGATTGGAATGCCTGTGTAGTCAGCCTGTACTGCTGCATGATCAAGGGGAATTAGACTGTGGGGCATTAGTGAAGCAGAAGGGAAGAATTTGAAGATGTAGTTGTTGATGTTTATTCTTGTAGAGCATTGTTAAATTTATTGCTTTGGTTTCCCGCTCCACACCAGTGGGGGCATATTGCTGTATTACCCATGGCTCTGTAGTATCCTCCTGTGCATCCCTGTCAGTGCCTGGGTTTGCTAGTCATGGGGGAGGAGGGTTTGATTTTAGAGAATTTTGCTAAAGGGTAAGGAGAATGCATCCCTCAGTAATAAAACTGACATTAATAATGTGACCAACACTTTTAACCTTCTGACTATCAAGGACTATGTACACACTTCGGATGATTCTAATCCAATACAAACGGTCAGGCTCTTCTTGGGCgagaatctgtcatgtgtacagaggtcgcccaacatcgttcatggatccgtcctgacagatccatgaacgatcgcaaaaaaagttaaggaagaagagcacagtggggtgctgcttgctagTTGCTCCcctacatagaacagaacagcgctgtgaGTGCTTACTCTTCTGTGTTCCTCTTTTGTCGCtagaaacgatcatgaaagattgtttccagccacaATAATGGAGCGTGTGTGCACAGCCTAAGATTTGGCTCATGATACTTTCCTCATCCTTTTACTTCTCTTTCAATCCCCTTCTGTTCGATTtagcctttcttttctctttcaataattcttttcttttttaggggTTTCAAAAGTAACAAGtaacaaaaacctaaaacattttaattgaaagAAGAAACCTCGTGTAACTTTGACCTGTTGAGCCAGTAGCAAGGTCATTTATGTTGTATCACAACAATTATACATATGGACACCAAGAATTCATATCAATATTAATGGCTGGGGAGTCGGTTACCTTCCAGTGCCTTAACATATGTAACTTGCATTTAGCCTGCCTTTGAACAGAACTGAACatcttgttttaaagctaaatatCTATACTAAACCAAAACATTTCAGAATGTCATTAGGTAGTTATCTCACTCTCTCTTCTGTTGgtcatatgtaaatattgtttccTCTACCCAGCCTGTAAATAGAAGCTGCATTTCAATACAGCCCCATATCCTTCACTTTCCTTCTGAGTACTATGGCTGCAGCTTCTATTCATCCTGTGGTCTGTCTATCCTGCTCCCTGGTTATACCAGCCAGTGCTCCTTATCACTGTATTGTATTGTGGGGATACAATCTTACTTCTCTAGCCAGTACAGTATTTGCAATCTGTGAAGGCCATGTGGCTTGGACTTTCTACTAGAAAAAGGCATTTACAATTGATCTTATGAACGATGTTGGTCTGTAGCATATGTAGATACATCTACTTTGGCACTTGCAGGAATTCAGTGTTAAATGTATCTCCTTTTGGAACTTTCACGAGGgttaaagtggatttttttttcctgattttgtgACTTTTCTAAACCATATGTTCATTTTCCATTCTTAGGGCACAGTGCAGCAGTAAGATAACAGAAGTCAAGGAGCAATGTGAAGAACGGCTACGAAAGGCTGGTGTGAAAGAGGGAAATTTAATTAATGAAGACCTGGAAAAACCTGTAACAGGGGGTGAAAAACTAAAGGTGAGAGTGCTATTCAGAATTTATGAATGCTTGCAGTGGAACGCTACAAATAGGTGCATATACCACAATCGGCTGACTGTATCAATCCATTCAAGGTCATGTCTgaggctgcatttgtttttacttttttcttttttttttctctttattttcacctgtaaTCTTGTGGtgtaaaggggggaggggggctttgCATATTTTCTGTACTAAGGTGGTTATGCCCACTTTTTTACGTAATCTATGGGAAAGTAGTGATTGTCACCCATATTTTTCTTGAATTGGCTAGTGACAGAAGGGAGCACAAATATTGCAGCACTGGATGGATTCCTTTCTGCAGATAAGTACGGTATGCTAAATAGTTTATGTGGGTTTATGCTGTGCATAACTGCATATTATGTCATAAACCTCATGAGTGGCCCAGAATTGTGCACATTATCTAGTGGTTTATTCATCTTTAGGGTTACTAACATCCCTGACCAGCATGTATGTGCTCATGATGTTCCAGCCACATCTCCTTTTTATGCAGTTAGCTCTTCAACCCCGGGATAACTCAATCTtgtatacagaaaaacaaaatgagtgtgtgtgtgaatattatataatactgcTAGTGAAACAAGTACAATCCATCCTTAGAAGTGCTTCCTACCAAATGCAAAGATTTTCCAATAGCTGTGCTAAAGTTTACTGATGCCAGGGTCTGAGAAAACTATATGGGTCAGTTGTTAAAGTGATGAAGGTGATGGCAGATCTGCTATTTATACTTGCTTTCTGGTATTTTCTTAAATTAACCGGAAAGCTGTGTGCCTATAACTGCAATCTCTACTTAACCTCTGTATTGATAATTGAATTCAAAGCTGTGTCCAGAGAACTACATCCTCCTATCATCCTAATCCTATTTTTTAGAACTGTTAAAAAAGTGACATCATTCACATTTCTGAGTAATCATGTACACCCCTTTTATCCAGCCAACCACAAAACAAGCGCTTAaccaacaaaaacaagaaaaggctGAAGAGAAACCCAAAAACACTTTAAGACCTGAATTCACTCCATCTTCCATGGGTGACAAGAAGCTGGTTATTCCTACTTCAGAAAACAAAAGTAAGTCTTATCTAGTTTATGGTGCAGAATAAACACTGCTTAATGCATAATGAACATAATTCTGGAAAATAAttagtttttaaaactttgtcCACTGTTACATATGATGTTTACTATATTTAGCATGATACAGTATAAAATATGGGACCCACAGCAGGGTTAAGTGGTTAGCACATTTTAATTCCTTCAAATAGCAGCATCTGCAAagactttgtatgttctctccatAGTCTGTGGAGTTCCTTTCACAGCTGCAGTTATTTTCTACAACCCCCAAAACATTGGTAGGTACTGTATATGCCTGTGAtagtggaactaaacaaaaacagtCACTGTGCTGCCTTCCCTGCAAGGCATACCCATATTTTCCTGAGCCTGTGCAGCAGTTACTAGTGGGTGGCTCTGTACTGCATGTGGTGTATGAGTATATTGCCATTTTTAGGTATTAACAGAGACacagtgtatatatgtattgaaGTGTATTGCCTGGCCATGTCTGTATTTAAGGAAATGCAGTGCTGCACCATGTAGGGTCTCACCCTGAAAATCTCAGAAGCAGAGCTGCAGGTAAGAACTTACCCACAGCACAATCCACTATACAGGGAACTTGAGTATACGGGGCAAAGGGCAACTTGAAATTCTCCCTAAATGATAAACTTCTACAAACCCTCTTACTAATAGCAACAAATGATTTTCCTTATATAAAGGAAAGCATAATATTTTGTTGCTAATTTGGAGTATTTTAATGCTTCTTATAGCAACTGCAAGGATTGTAACTGTAGGTGTACATAAGCATAAATTACATATTTGCTTCTTACTTAATCCAGACTAGAAAAACAACTGAATCTGTTTGAGCAGCATCTTTTTCTGGTACAAGACCCAATGTCAAAGCATATCAATCCTACTGTCCACACTAGAAATGtatccatgtaaaaaatgtataaaagtcaGGAGTAAACTATTTCTTTAAGCAGAGGAGTATTGTAAATAATTGTCCATTTCTATCTAAGAGTGGTTGGGAGAGGGAGGGCCAAGGTAAACGGGGCTTTTAGATCAGGAGTAATAGCTATCAGTGGGGGGAACAATCCTGCTTGGTATCCCCCTTTGCTAGAAAATGCCAGTGCAATACTTACCTCTGAAATCCAGCGGTGTGCAGGACCTCATACCTGCTACCTTTATTGTCATTTGGTAAGATTTCATTTAGCTTTGAAAACATTATCCATATAATGTCATCATTCCATCCATTCAGTCTGCTAACTTTTAGCTGCGGGTAGTGTGCAGATGCTAAAAGCATGGTAAACATTTTCTGGAATTCTGGAGACCGTGAGAGGACTGGTAATTGCTAAGGATTGTTAAATCATATTAAAGTGCAACCAGTCAGAAATGGTGGTATGAAAACAGGCTGTGTTTAGAGCAGACACCGGGGACAAGCTGAGCTGTAACCAAAGTTCAAGACTAGAGTAATGTTAGAGCATTTGTTTTCTCCAAGTAATGGATTGATTTGCTCAGGCACTGAACCATGTAAATAAATGCTTGGTCAAGACCACTTGTGACTTTAGCATAACTCTGAATGTGGCAGGGGCAAGAACCTGTATAGCATGCATCTACAGACAGATAattatcataaaatacatttacagcatTCCTAAccattcttttatttgttgtGATGAAGATATCATTATTCCAGAAGAAACCAACAATTTGGAAGTAGATGTAGAGGAAAAGAAGGCAACAGCTGCTATTTTGAAATCGAAGCAGGATGATAAGAACAAAGAAGATGTACAGGAGGCAGAAAATCAAATAAACCCTGATAACGTCAATGCAGGAGAGGATGAGGATGAACCTAAACTAGAAGATGCTGAATACAAAGAAAGCAATAAGGAAAATGAAGAAGTGGAGAGAGAAAACCTGATAAACATTGATGGTCAGCAAGAAGATGACAACGGTAAGTACACCAGCTATATGTGCCTAAATGCTTTTGGTGTAATTCATTTTGgatgtctgtttttgtttttctttttttaaaccctttgtgttaaccaccttgccgttaagcccgaccttcgttcgggcacaaaaaaattgcaaggatggttaaccccgagatttttcccatccttacttacctggtccccctgtgctcatccagcgtcgttttcgtattccagcgtcgtcctccgtccagcgtcgtccgtcgatctccctctccagcgtcgggtgccaacgggaccggtaagatgccggccggcttcttacctggtcccgctgatcgtccgacttccttctcgttccagcgccgggtgccttctgaaacgagaagccgtccggtggagaaaaaaaaaaacggacggctcctccctgcgtgcgtgatgacgtcggcgcgtgtgcgggaaattcaaatagaaactcattcatttattttgtattggattcaatacaaactcctgtattgaatccaatacaaaataattcaaataaatacaaagtgtgtaattggtaaattcaaactgtcattttgtattggattgaatacaaactcccgtatccaatccaatacaaaataatataaaattaatacaaagtacataactggtaaattcaaatgctcattttatattggattgaatacaaactcctgtatccaatccaatacaaaaaaataaaaaaataaataaaataaaagtaaataacttggaaattcaaattcttattttgtattggattggatacaaactcccgtatccaatcaaatacaaaataattcaaaacaaaccccaataaatacagaatcaaagttttaaaaattgccacttattccctggatggctagtgtgtaacactgtgtcttatcttatctttgctgatctttgcctaattttgaccatttgctgcctgctttgacctctgcctggactccgacatctctgcctgccgcctgccctgacctctgcctggactctgacatctccgtcTGCTTTGActtctgcttggactctgacatctctgcctggacctggacatcactgcctgcctgacccctgccatggcttcaagctttgtttatgtagtcatgtttaagctgatttttgtgtttttccttaaattttattaaaagtaatttttttttttaaatgattgtgtgtttcaaacatttttatattcctaatatctactagaacccctgttcggacatatttctgtaagttacaggtctacaatttaaaaaaaaaatttcatgaaaaacaatggatcacttttggtacagaaatctagacctcagtgtaacgctcaggaggttaagctACTGGTATATCCAACAACCTTCAGGAGATTATCTGAAAAGTTCCTAAAATGGCTTTATTACTCATGGAATTTTATTCTGCAACCATTTTTTTAGGGATGGTGTTGGtccaaaaaaaataacttggaaTTTGTTAGGTTGTGAAAATCTTGCATTATATGGCCTTTCATCAGGCTAAATCATTCCTTCAAGAACAGTTTCCCTCCTGCTAATGATCTTGGATGGTGATCATCTTTGCACTCCTAAGCAGAGTTATGTGCCCTGCTTTATTTTGCTTCTGAACTACAGAGCTGCTCCCATAttatggagatgaggagaggTAGAGGAAGTCtgttatacaaacacacttcctgttctaaaatGATAATATTGGTTTTCCACAGACACAGAACAGGGggtgagcattgtcacccaagtacaggaagtgtttttttttttaactaatgacCCTGCTTGgaacaatctgaaaaaaaaaaagaaaactaatgcaagcACCACATGTATTGCCTGGTAAGCTGTATTAGATTTTATAGTGGGCCTGCACACCTTCCATACGTGTATCTATAGGTGCACGGTTTTTCATGCTAAGAAGCTTAGATCTAAACATACTTGGATTAGGCCTGAGTTTGACAATTGCTTCAAAATGATCATTGTCATAAGAACGTTCTTCTTTAACTTTTGTTTTAGCTTCAGCATTCTTTCTTTCCTGTTGATCCGGTAACTAGCGACTGTGGTATGTGCTACCTGAAATACAAGTTTACCTGGTCTTCAGTTAGTCCTTTGTTACCAGGTCCTTTTGAACTTTACCTCTGGGTATGTTCTAATAATTGTGATTGCATAATTTCTATTCCTGTAAACTTATGTCAGGTAATAAAGCCAATTCCATTTATGGTgcagagttttaaaaattatataaatgggGCAGGAACATGGtgtatatcaggggtgtcaaactctggctcgcgggccaaatctggcccacaacaccttttttttggcccccaaaggaatcctaaatatgatttgtagctgacccgccgctgcattgagATAGCGCCggtactacaattcctggcatcactcgtgtctatagaccagttgCCTTTCTGCCcaatgcgtggccctgcattggaatgttttatagacgcaagtaatgccgggaattgtagtggcGTCTGTAAACCAGCAACCAACCTctttgcctatgtgtggcccagcattggactgttttcttgatgcagggaattgtagtagcagtgctatttcagtttcaagtttggtccgtgactttgtctaagtttttaattttggcccactgtgtatttgtgtatttgagtttgacacccctggtgtacaTGGTGTCACTGAGCTGTAATACAGGTGAAAATGGCACACAAACAAGtgatttttaattatatgaaaTTTCATCACTCTTTAGTTGCAAACCAATCCCCGAGTCCTAGGATAAGCACCATGTGTGTCCATTATTTTTCCTCTTTGTCTGTTCAAGGGACATCTCCTTCTATTTATTGAGGTTTAATATTCCTTACAATAACAACTTCTTATGGCTGCTGCCGAATAATGTGCTCAAATCTCATGAGGCTAAGgcagtaattgtcgttggaaagaatcgtgaaaaatcatttctaatgacaaaagactaaacgatgcatgaatgagcactgtacatacagcacctttctgctctatggaggggagaggggggagaacgacggagcggcaccctgctgcactccctcccctttactttcattacgatagTTTGTGAAATCCACCAGTACGGATTAATGAAcgacaaatgctgtacacacgccagtttCTTTGCCTATATCAGCCTTGAGGcgattatgggacgagaatcatctgacgtgtgtacattgtGCTTTACTGCTTTAAGTATATATTAGACAAACAGAATTCTAAATGACGAATGATAAAACTTGACccatgtattttatgtttgtcacAAATACTACAACCAATTCATTCCTTAGTTGTATGAGAGCTGAGAACTCGGCTTTATCTTTCAGTAAGGAACTCTCGGTGATTTTCTTGCACATGCTTCGAGTTTAATAAGTGTAAATGAGTTGATAACTTCTATTCAACAATCTGTCTTCAGGAAATACTCGGTGGCTTGTATTTAATCACTATTCCGAAATTATTTTCCATACTTCTAAAAAGGTTTTGTTctgcaaaggaagaaaaaacaatacTGTCGGactgaattcattttaaaatacaaatatagcaATGTATAAATTGATGTGAGATCAGAAGTCCCTAAAACATGCAAAATGCACAACTGTCTTACCTAAGGTTATTACAACTTCATAGTGATTACCAATGTAAAAAACTGGGAAGATTGCTACTTTTTTATtgatcattaaatatatatttcctttttgtatttttatattaattgaaTATATAAAGGGAAATAATCAGTAATATGTAAAACATGAACTAGATCTGAGATCAACCATTACTTGTGAGGAAACCTTCAAGCTGTGTCTATATTACTGTGACCGGCATGTAATTTATTGAAGAtatttccttcccttttttaaggcacaaaacaaaatgaacaggAAGATGCAAGGAATCCGAATGACTACAATGGCGATGAAGCAAATGTAGCAGAATCCGAGGCAGAAAAACAGGCTGAGCTGACTGACAACAAGCAGATTGTAAAAGGTTTGACTTTTAATGTATCTTTATTATGATGCATGCCACCACTCAGTATACACCAGGCATTTATTCTTTAGATTTGTAGAAGACGCAGACACCAGGACACTCTAGTATGCAAAAACCCAACATGTTCTGTCAGTTCTTTTAGCTGTTGTCACCCTTATACACATTATATGCCCATCACTATGATGGCTGGGCTTGCTGCCCAATAGGAAGATGTGCACACTCCCAGGATTGGTCATCTATTTGCATAGGAGTcgttttgttttcacttttatcattttattacattttttttatacactggAGTAATTGTCTTGGATTGGGAAAAACATTACATAGCATTTATGTTGAAGCATAAATACTCTTACTTTGGTAAAAATTTTTTAGAAGCTGTAAAGTCAGCACATACCCTTTACCACTTAGGACCAATCACCAGTGGGCATTTGTTTTTATCTGAAATACTTAGAGAATCTCAGTCATTACCaacatatttagatttttacatGTGAGGTTGAACAATGGGAATTACTCTGAGTTATGTAAATGTCATTACAAAGTGAGCAGAACATATGATCATTACATTCAAATAACCTATTTACATTGTGTGGAGATATATTTTAGTTTACATGGATACATAGGTTTATAGAGGGAACAATTTTAATTTGTTGGAACCCAAAGGTAATCTAAAACAAAGTTTAGATTTGTCTGGACCTACAAAAAcatcttttaaagtttttattttcttgtgccTTTACTTTGAAACCTGTTCTTGTATTTTCAGACAAATCCAAACTTTGCTTACATTTAGACCAAGGGGGTATTTTGTGTTATTCACTGTATTATTTATCAGTCCCAAATAATACTTTGCAAATTGATGCATTGTCCCCACTTGTTCACctatactttgcaaagtaaacactCCCTTTTTATATGTTCAGTATGCAAAACCTTTTAGGTGGTCCTGCTGAAAGATAATtgattcattaaaatgaacccaGCTTAAAGCATAACTCTGGGGATTTATCACTCCCTTGGCAGTCTGAACTCTATCTTGCTGTCTGATGCTTATGAAATGTGGGTCTTTCCATGCACTGCAGAACCGCTGGTTGGGAAATGGTGCATGCCTACTCCATGCCTACGTAAAGCTTACACCTGGGCAAAACAAGCGGTTAACACAAGTGGGTAGGTAGACCTACTGCAGGCAAATCTTTTCCATCCTTGTAAACTAATCAAATGTGTATAGAGCAAATGTCTTGtttcttaaaggaaaaaaaaagcctggccaTGTGGTGGTATCTCAACGCACCAGCAAAGGAAACACCAGTATAGGAAATATATACTAAAGAatcaaaactattttataaatgtgttttttgtcccCATAATCTCACTGGGGTTATGATGCagtaaactatatattttttccttgcttttttaAACAGATGATATAGTCCAAAATGGACTGAATGGGCAGGCAGCTGAAGAAGAAGCAGAGGACAGCGATACTCCACCCCTAAAATAACCGCTTTCCCCATCACATAGACTCTGAAACCAATAAAGACTGTTCTATGTCTTGTTGACAGGTAAAGCCTTAACAGGGACAATGTCCAAGAAACGGAAAGCTGATGCATAATTCTGCACAAATAAGTGAAACTTGAAAGATggttttaatttcctttatttaaaacagTTTTGTATTTGAAGTTTTCTGGAGCACTACtgtagaaaatattatattctgaaaatgaaatgtagGATGTTAATACGCACAATATGATTTAGTACATGAATTCCCTTTtatctcttttatttaaaatatatttatactgtgGGAATAAGGGGTGGCTGCTGTAAGCATTCTTGGCATTACTTTGTCTTAACCTTTGTTACTGTCACTTTTGCTGGTCAATAcataaatgtttagaaaatattcttaattttttttttgtgaaaaaggaaTTCTTTTACTGAATACTATGTGTATTGTGTAGTTCTCTGAATGTGATATCTTTTACAATAGTGGTcccttaacttttattttaaagcggATCTCTTTCTATCAATCATATGGGACTGCGGAGAAGAC is part of the Pyxicephalus adspersus chromosome 3, UCB_Pads_2.0, whole genome shotgun sequence genome and encodes:
- the GOLM1 gene encoding Golgi membrane protein 1; translated protein: MGLGTGRRGMKSPPLLIAVLLACVFVLGINYWITSSRCVELQNRVMELEGRMRRAAAERGAVEMKKNEYEDMLAKQKKQIDTIQSLHSSQMQNVHSQCNSEKESILNNITNKDNIIQNLQVQIGNLQKRLEEYKFEVKELQESQTKKLSYELAQCSSKITEVKEQCEERLRKAGVKEGNLINEDLEKPVTGGEKLKPTTKQALNQQKQEKAEEKPKNTLRPEFTPSSMGDKKLVIPTSENKNIIIPEETNNLEVDVEEKKATAAILKSKQDDKNKEDVQEAENQINPDNVNAGEDEDEPKLEDAEYKESNKENEEVERENLINIDGQQEDDNGTKQNEQEDARNPNDYNGDEANVAESEAEKQAELTDNKQIVKDDIVQNGLNGQAAEEEAEDSDTPPLK